A section of the Amycolatopsis sp. AA4 genome encodes:
- a CDS encoding response regulator transcription factor, producing the protein MSSVNAASAGRGKAELRRADGSPVRVLVVDDESTLAELVSMALRMEGWEVRSAGTGAEAVRIGRDFRPDAVVLDVMLPDFDGLEVLRRMRAETPYLPVLFLTAKDAVEDRIAGLTAGGDDYVTKPFSLEEVALRLRALLRRAGGVSGATGSQLVVGDLTLDEDSREVHRGGDLVPLTATEFELLRYLMRNPRRVLSKAQILDRVWSYDFGGQANIVELYISYLRKKIDADREPMIHTMRGAGYVLKPAAG; encoded by the coding sequence ATGAGCAGTGTGAACGCCGCGTCTGCCGGCCGGGGCAAGGCCGAACTGCGCCGCGCGGACGGCAGCCCGGTCCGCGTGCTGGTCGTCGACGACGAGTCGACGCTGGCCGAACTCGTGTCCATGGCCCTGCGGATGGAGGGCTGGGAGGTGCGCAGCGCGGGCACCGGGGCCGAGGCGGTGCGGATCGGCCGCGATTTCCGCCCGGACGCCGTGGTGCTCGACGTGATGCTGCCCGATTTCGACGGCCTCGAGGTGCTGCGCCGGATGCGCGCCGAAACGCCGTATCTGCCGGTTCTTTTCCTGACCGCGAAAGACGCGGTGGAAGACCGGATCGCCGGGCTCACCGCGGGCGGCGACGATTACGTGACCAAACCGTTCAGCCTGGAAGAAGTGGCGCTGCGGCTGCGCGCGCTGCTGCGCCGCGCGGGCGGGGTTTCCGGGGCGACCGGCTCGCAGCTGGTGGTCGGCGACCTGACGCTGGACGAGGACAGCCGCGAGGTGCACCGCGGCGGCGACCTGGTGCCGCTCACCGCGACCGAGTTCGAACTGCTGCGTTACCTGATGCGCAATCCGCGCCGGGTGCTGTCGAAGGCGCAGATCCTCGACCGCGTGTGGAGCTACGATTTCGGCGGCCAAGCGAATATCGTCGAACTGTACATTTCCTACCTCCGCAAGAAAATCGACGCCGATCGGGAACCGATGATCCACACCATGCGCGGCGCCGGATATGTCCTCAAACCCGCCGCGGGCTGA
- a CDS encoding nitroreductase family deazaflavin-dependent oxidoreductase encodes MTSTRYLEPGKATAVFNGCVRWLTKRGFSVWGSRVLGVRGRKSGELREVPVNLLPFEGKQYLVAARGETQWVRNLRAAGEGQLTVGRRTETFTYRELADEEKPAVLRSYLKRWAFEVGTFFEGVDAKAPEEKLLEIAPGYPVFEVFAR; translated from the coding sequence ATGACCAGCACTCGTTACCTCGAACCGGGCAAGGCGACCGCGGTGTTCAACGGCTGCGTCCGCTGGCTCACCAAACGCGGCTTCAGCGTGTGGGGCAGCCGGGTGCTGGGCGTCCGCGGCCGCAAGTCCGGCGAACTGCGCGAGGTGCCGGTGAACCTGCTGCCGTTCGAGGGCAAGCAGTACCTGGTGGCGGCGCGCGGCGAAACCCAGTGGGTGCGGAACCTGCGTGCGGCGGGCGAGGGTCAGCTGACCGTCGGGCGGCGCACCGAGACGTTCACCTACCGCGAGCTGGCCGACGAGGAAAAGCCCGCCGTCCTGCGCTCGTACCTCAAGCGCTGGGCGTTCGAGGTCGGCACGTTCTTCGAGGGCGTGGACGCGAAGGCACCGGAGGAGAAGCTGCTGGAGATCGCGCCGGGCTACCCGGTGTTCGAGGTCTTCGCCCGGTGA
- a CDS encoding TetR/AcrR family transcriptional regulator: MTAAPRTARERVRAELTREIKDEARRQLAEVGAHGLSLRAVARELGMVSSALYRYFPSRDHLLTALIVDAYNAVGEAAEQADPHTGDPRERWRAVWRATRDWARANPHEYALIYGSPIPGYQAPQDTVGPAGRVAFALVAVLRDAHPHEPAVTAPMSDELRAQAEQLTKVLEIDAPAEVVMRAIAAWTQLFGALNFELFGQYVGSVDPADAYFEHLIGQMADFVGL; the protein is encoded by the coding sequence ATGACAGCCGCACCCCGCACCGCCCGCGAACGGGTCCGCGCCGAGCTGACCCGCGAGATCAAGGACGAGGCCCGCCGCCAGCTGGCCGAGGTCGGCGCGCACGGGCTTTCCCTGCGCGCGGTCGCCCGGGAGCTGGGGATGGTCTCGTCGGCGCTGTACCGGTACTTCCCGAGCCGCGATCACCTGCTCACCGCGCTGATCGTCGACGCGTACAACGCCGTCGGCGAGGCCGCCGAGCAGGCCGACCCGCACACCGGCGACCCGCGCGAACGCTGGCGAGCCGTCTGGCGCGCGACCCGCGACTGGGCTCGCGCGAACCCGCACGAGTACGCGCTCATCTACGGCTCGCCGATCCCCGGTTACCAGGCTCCGCAGGACACCGTCGGCCCCGCCGGGCGAGTGGCGTTCGCGCTGGTCGCAGTGCTGCGCGACGCCCATCCGCACGAGCCCGCGGTCACCGCGCCGATGTCCGACGAACTGCGCGCGCAAGCTGAGCAGCTCACCAAGGTCCTGGAGATCGACGCGCCGGCCGAGGTCGTCATGCGCGCCATCGCCGCCTGGACCCAGCTGTTCGGCGCGCTCAACTTCGAGCTGTTCGGCCAGTACGTCGGCAGCGTCGACCCGGCGGACGCGTACTTCGAGCACCTCATCGGGCAGATGGCGGACTTCGTCGGTCTGTAG
- a CDS encoding 3-hydroxyacyl-CoA dehydrogenase — MTGWAGRVGRIRVIGTGVMGRGIVQLAATGGVTVELADVQPEAVAAAIDHVGAMVDRLVAKEKLTEEAGRAAKDRLVPVDGPLAPADGVDLVLEAVREDLETKQTLFAGLEKICGPDTIFATNTSSLSVTEIAAGLTDPSRMIGLHFFNPVPLMRLVEVVPGARTADWLPGEARELVRRWGHEPVLAKDAPGFLVNHAGRGLNTEALQILSESLAAPAEVDRIARDVLGLKLGPFELLDLTGLDVSHAVLESIWSGFHAEPRLRPSWLTRPRVAAGLFGRKTGEGFYRYVDGKQEVPPEPAAPPAPTMPVYAADERLGRLLSAAGVDVVPDAYPDTVLLVTLRGESTVEAARQLELPASRVVGVDALGYESRFTMSVHPGLDPHYGRAAWGALAATGTPVTVVRDGAAPIAQRLLASIINTACYLADQGLAAPADIDTAVRLGLGYPRGPLEWGDLVGPEKVLRILNGLLRATGDPRYRPSGWLTERVALGLPLTSVGTRPADLA; from the coding sequence GTGACGGGATGGGCCGGACGGGTCGGCAGGATCCGGGTGATCGGCACCGGGGTGATGGGACGCGGCATCGTCCAGCTCGCCGCGACCGGCGGCGTCACCGTGGAACTCGCGGACGTGCAGCCGGAAGCCGTCGCCGCGGCGATCGACCACGTGGGCGCGATGGTCGACCGGCTGGTCGCCAAGGAGAAGCTGACCGAGGAGGCCGGGCGCGCGGCGAAGGACCGCCTCGTCCCGGTCGACGGCCCGCTCGCCCCCGCCGACGGGGTGGACCTGGTGCTCGAGGCCGTCCGCGAAGACCTCGAAACGAAGCAGACGCTCTTCGCCGGTCTCGAAAAGATCTGCGGCCCCGACACGATTTTCGCGACCAACACCAGCTCGCTGTCGGTCACCGAAATCGCCGCCGGGCTCACCGATCCGTCGCGGATGATCGGCCTGCACTTCTTCAACCCGGTCCCGCTCATGCGGCTGGTCGAGGTCGTCCCCGGCGCGCGCACCGCCGACTGGCTGCCCGGCGAAGCCCGCGAACTCGTCCGCCGCTGGGGCCACGAACCCGTGCTGGCGAAGGACGCTCCCGGCTTCCTCGTCAACCACGCGGGCCGCGGCCTGAACACCGAAGCGCTGCAGATTCTCTCGGAATCCCTCGCCGCGCCCGCCGAGGTCGACCGCATCGCGCGCGACGTCCTCGGCCTCAAACTCGGCCCGTTCGAACTGCTGGACCTCACCGGGTTGGACGTCTCGCACGCGGTGCTGGAAAGCATCTGGAGCGGCTTCCACGCCGAACCGCGCCTGCGCCCGTCGTGGCTCACCCGCCCGCGCGTCGCCGCCGGACTCTTCGGCCGCAAGACCGGCGAGGGCTTTTACCGCTATGTCGACGGAAAACAAGAGGTTCCCCCGGAGCCCGCGGCCCCGCCCGCCCCGACCATGCCGGTCTACGCCGCCGACGAACGCCTGGGCCGTCTCCTGTCCGCGGCAGGCGTCGACGTGGTCCCGGACGCCTATCCGGACACGGTTCTCCTGGTGACCCTGCGCGGAGAGTCCACTGTGGAGGCTGCCCGGCAACTGGAACTGCCCGCGTCGCGCGTCGTCGGAGTCGATGCGCTCGGCTACGAATCGCGCTTCACGATGTCTGTCCATCCTGGACTGGACCCGCACTACGGCCGTGCGGCTTGGGGTGCCCTGGCCGCGACCGGAACCCCGGTGACAGTCGTCCGCGACGGTGCCGCTCCCATCGCGCAACGCCTGCTGGCCTCGATCATCAACACCGCTTGCTACCTCGCCGACCAGGGCCTCGCCGCGCCCGCCGACATCGACACCGCGGTCCGCCTCGGCCTGGGCTACCCGCGCGGCCCGCTGGAATGGGGCGACCTGGTCGGGCCGGAAAAGGTCCTGCGCATCCTGAACGGCCTGCTGCGCGCCACCGGTGATCCGCGCTACCGCCCAAGTGGCTGGCTCACCGAACGGGTGGCGCTGGGCCTGCCGCTGACCTCCGTTGGCACCCGGCCGGCTGATCTGGCCTGA
- a CDS encoding threonine/serine dehydratase, translating to MTRLDTARIRAARQRIDPVFLDTPLYRCEGLERDLGCAVSIKLETANPVRSFKARGTEVVASALADNRASAVVCASAGNLGQALAWSGRGRGLDVTVVASRFAPAAKLARIRELDARLELVDGDIETARERAAAIARHDGIRLVEDSLDLETCEGAATIGLELADAAPAFDAVLIALGGGALATGVGHVLKERAPEVEVLCVQPLGAPAMTRSWHQRRVVTTDSTDTIADGVAGRFPIPAVLNDLLLVADDAVLVQEASIIAGMRLLLDRAGLVVEPSAALGIAAILENRARFTGRHVVTIVCGSNVDAGAYRRWTDAAADDQP from the coding sequence ATGACGCGTCTCGACACCGCTCGGATCCGAGCTGCTCGCCAGCGGATCGACCCGGTCTTTCTCGACACTCCGCTGTATCGCTGCGAAGGATTGGAACGCGACCTCGGCTGCGCGGTGAGCATCAAACTCGAAACGGCGAACCCGGTCCGCAGCTTCAAAGCGCGCGGCACCGAAGTGGTCGCCAGCGCGCTTGCCGACAACCGTGCCTCCGCGGTCGTGTGCGCGAGCGCGGGAAACCTTGGCCAAGCACTCGCCTGGTCCGGCCGCGGCCGGGGACTCGACGTGACCGTGGTGGCGTCCCGTTTCGCGCCCGCAGCCAAACTTGCGCGCATCCGTGAGCTGGACGCCAGGTTGGAACTGGTGGACGGCGACATCGAAACAGCTCGCGAACGAGCGGCGGCCATCGCGCGGCACGACGGCATCCGGCTGGTCGAAGACAGCCTGGACCTCGAGACCTGCGAGGGAGCGGCAACCATCGGCCTCGAGCTCGCGGACGCCGCGCCCGCGTTCGACGCCGTGCTGATCGCGCTGGGCGGAGGAGCGCTGGCCACCGGGGTGGGCCACGTGCTCAAGGAGCGCGCGCCCGAGGTCGAGGTGCTCTGCGTCCAGCCGCTCGGCGCACCGGCGATGACGCGCTCCTGGCACCAGCGGCGCGTCGTCACCACCGACTCGACCGACACCATCGCCGACGGCGTCGCCGGCCGGTTTCCCATCCCGGCCGTTTTGAACGACCTCCTCCTCGTCGCGGACGACGCCGTCCTGGTCCAGGAGGCGTCGATCATCGCCGGCATGCGGCTGCTGCTCGATCGCGCCGGACTCGTCGTCGAACCCTCGGCCGCGCTCGGCATCGCGGCGATTCTCGAAAACCGAGCCCGCTTCACCGGACGGCACGTGGTCACGATCGTCTGCGGGAGCAACGTCGACGCGGGCGCCTACCGCCGCTGGACCGATGCGGCCGCCGACGACCAGCCTTGA
- the folP gene encoding dihydropteroate synthase: MVYPLALSGESGHRPRLVGIVNVTADSFSDGGRFLAPENALAQARRLLAAGADVVELGPAASHPSAEPVTADEEVRRLDLVLDQLVAEDIPVSVDSFQPQTHVFAAARGAMFLNDIHGFPDPERYAELADTGCRLVVMHSVRRQEPATDPRAVLTALERFFDQRLAALQAAGIDRERLIIDPGLGYFLGTTPEPSLAVLSALRTIQARFGVPVMVSPSRKSFLRAITGRALAEIGPASLAAELYAASHRVDFIRTHDVAALRDALTVLAALDQYPGASR; the protein is encoded by the coding sequence ATGGTTTATCCTCTTGCCCTTTCGGGAGAGTCCGGGCACCGGCCCCGGCTGGTCGGGATTGTCAACGTCACCGCAGACTCGTTCTCCGACGGAGGCCGGTTCCTCGCCCCGGAGAATGCGCTCGCGCAGGCTCGCCGGTTGCTGGCGGCGGGGGCGGACGTCGTCGAACTCGGACCCGCGGCGAGTCATCCCAGTGCCGAGCCGGTGACCGCCGACGAGGAGGTGCGGCGGCTGGACCTGGTCCTGGACCAGCTGGTCGCCGAAGACATCCCGGTGTCGGTCGATTCGTTCCAGCCCCAGACCCACGTGTTCGCCGCGGCTCGCGGCGCGATGTTCCTCAACGACATCCACGGTTTTCCGGACCCCGAGCGGTACGCGGAGCTGGCTGACACCGGATGCCGCCTCGTCGTCATGCATTCGGTGCGGCGGCAGGAGCCCGCGACCGATCCGCGGGCGGTGCTGACCGCACTGGAGCGGTTCTTCGACCAGCGGCTGGCCGCGCTCCAGGCGGCGGGCATCGACCGCGAACGGCTGATCATCGATCCCGGGCTCGGATATTTTCTCGGCACCACGCCGGAACCTTCGCTGGCGGTGCTGTCCGCGCTCCGGACGATCCAGGCCCGCTTCGGGGTCCCGGTCATGGTCTCGCCGTCCCGGAAATCGTTTCTCCGCGCGATCACCGGACGTGCGCTGGCGGAGATCGGACCGGCCAGCCTGGCCGCGGAGCTGTACGCCGCCAGCCACCGCGTCGATTTCATCCGCACGCACGACGTCGCCGCGCTTCGGGACGCACTCACCGTCCTCGCGGCTTTGGACCAGTACCCGGGAGCCAGCCGATGA